In Deinococcus sp. QL22, the following are encoded in one genomic region:
- the gyrA gene encoding DNA gyrase subunit A, whose amino-acid sequence MTGILPVDITTEVKTNFINYAMNVIVDRALPDVRDGLKPVQRRIMYAMLQEGLMSNTKHAKSASVVGEVMKRYHPHGDSSIYDAMVRLGQWWNMRYPMVDPQGNFGSMDGDMAAAMRYTEARMTKVAEELLADLEKETVDTKPNYDETTTEPTVLPSAIPNLLVNGASGIAVGMATNIPPHNLTEICNGLLALVDNPQITLDEMMEHVKGPDFPTGGRISLQGIREAFATGHSGLKVRGKARIDEKNGRSQIIISEIPYQLNKTNLLQTISAMYKAGKIPDISALRDESDRKEPVRIVIELKRGAIPTLVLNQLYKYTQLQSTFTVINLSIVNGEPRVLPLIDTMRYFLVHRRDVVTRRTAYELKKAEERAHVLEGLIKALDHIDEVISLIRASNTGAEARDALMARFGLTELQSQSILDMRLQRLVGLEREKLTNEFNELQVTIARLRSILGDEKLLWREIKKELRDIRDRYGDERRSTIVLLEEDINREDLIAVEDMVITMTRAGYLKRTNMDAYRAQARGGRGASGGKLRDEDINTRVFVGSTHDYLLFFTDQGRVFHEKIYDLPEAGRDAKGTHIRNLLPSLRETENIASVLSVKGFEEEGSFVFATRKGIVKKTQITDYGNITSAGLIAINLQPGDELIGVGIVCESDHIVLASREGQAMRFDAAEVRDTGRATQGVIGMRLRDDDIVVSMALVPGGDETSELLSISEFGLGKRTPAGDYPSKGRGGLGVITLDVTERTGKLVTLARVAGDEELMVLTQKGTVIRTRVEEVRTTGRNAQGVKVINIGDKDRVISAFPVRKEDEL is encoded by the coding sequence ATGACCGGAATTCTTCCCGTTGACATCACCACCGAAGTCAAAACCAATTTCATCAATTACGCCATGAACGTGATCGTAGACCGGGCGCTGCCAGATGTGCGCGACGGCCTGAAGCCTGTGCAGCGGCGAATCATGTACGCCATGCTGCAAGAAGGCCTGATGTCGAACACCAAGCACGCCAAGTCGGCCAGCGTGGTGGGCGAGGTCATGAAGCGGTATCACCCACACGGCGACTCGTCCATTTATGACGCGATGGTACGCCTGGGCCAGTGGTGGAACATGCGCTACCCGATGGTCGATCCTCAGGGCAACTTCGGGTCTATGGACGGCGATATGGCCGCCGCCATGCGCTACACCGAAGCCCGCATGACCAAGGTGGCCGAAGAACTGCTGGCCGACTTGGAAAAAGAGACCGTAGACACCAAGCCCAACTACGACGAAACCACCACCGAACCCACCGTTCTGCCGTCCGCCATTCCCAACCTGCTGGTCAACGGCGCGTCGGGCATTGCCGTGGGCATGGCGACCAACATTCCGCCGCACAACCTGACCGAGATTTGCAACGGCCTGCTGGCGCTGGTGGACAATCCCCAGATCACGCTGGATGAGATGATGGAACACGTCAAGGGGCCAGATTTCCCCACCGGCGGGCGCATCAGCTTGCAGGGCATCCGTGAGGCCTTCGCCACCGGACACTCTGGGCTGAAGGTGCGCGGCAAGGCCCGTATTGACGAGAAGAACGGGCGTTCGCAGATCATCATTTCCGAGATCCCCTACCAGCTGAACAAGACCAACCTGCTGCAGACCATCAGCGCGATGTACAAGGCCGGGAAGATTCCCGACATCAGTGCCCTGCGCGACGAGTCTGACCGTAAGGAACCCGTCCGGATCGTCATCGAACTCAAGCGCGGTGCGATTCCCACGCTGGTGCTGAACCAGCTCTACAAGTACACGCAGCTGCAGAGCACGTTTACGGTCATCAACCTGAGCATCGTAAACGGCGAGCCGCGTGTGCTGCCCCTGATCGACACCATGCGCTACTTCCTCGTTCACCGCCGCGATGTGGTCACGCGCCGCACGGCCTACGAACTGAAGAAGGCCGAGGAACGTGCCCACGTGCTGGAAGGCCTGATCAAGGCGCTCGATCATATCGACGAAGTGATCTCCTTGATCCGCGCCAGCAACACCGGAGCCGAGGCCCGCGACGCGCTGATGGCCCGCTTCGGCCTGACCGAATTGCAGTCTCAGTCCATCCTCGATATGCGCCTGCAACGCCTCGTGGGGCTGGAGCGCGAGAAACTGACCAACGAATTCAACGAGTTGCAAGTCACCATTGCCCGCCTGCGTTCCATCCTGGGCGACGAAAAACTGCTGTGGCGCGAAATCAAGAAGGAACTGCGCGATATCCGTGACCGTTACGGCGACGAGCGGCGCAGCACCATCGTCCTGTTGGAAGAAGACATCAACCGCGAAGACCTGATCGCCGTGGAAGACATGGTGATCACCATGACCCGCGCCGGATACCTGAAGCGCACCAACATGGATGCCTACCGCGCTCAGGCCCGTGGTGGACGCGGTGCCAGTGGCGGCAAACTGCGCGACGAGGACATCAACACCCGCGTGTTCGTGGGCAGCACGCACGATTACCTGCTGTTCTTTACCGATCAGGGCCGCGTGTTCCATGAGAAGATCTACGACCTGCCGGAAGCGGGCCGCGACGCCAAGGGCACGCACATTCGCAACCTGTTGCCGTCCTTGCGCGAAACCGAAAACATCGCCAGCGTGCTGAGCGTGAAGGGCTTCGAGGAAGAGGGCAGCTTCGTGTTCGCCACCCGCAAGGGCATCGTCAAGAAGACCCAGATCACCGATTACGGCAACATCACGTCGGCCGGCCTTATTGCCATCAACCTGCAACCCGGCGACGAACTGATCGGTGTGGGCATCGTGTGCGAGAGTGACCACATCGTGCTGGCAAGCCGTGAAGGACAGGCCATGCGCTTCGACGCTGCCGAAGTCCGCGATACAGGCCGCGCCACGCAGGGCGTGATCGGCATGCGCCTTCGTGACGACGACATCGTGGTCAGCATGGCCCTCGTGCCCGGCGGCGACGAAACCAGCGAGCTCCTCAGCATCAGCGAGTTTGGCCTTGGCAAGCGCACCCCGGCAGGCGACTACCCCAGCAAGGGGCGCGGCGGCCTCGGCGTGATTACCCTGGACGTGACCGAGCGCACCGGCAAACTGGTCACGCTGGCCCGCGTAGCAGGCGACGAAGAACTGATGGTGCTCACACAGAAAGGCACCGTGATTCGGACTCGCGTGGAAGAAGTGCGAACCACAGGCCGCAACGCGCAGGGCGTGAAGGTCATCAACATCGGTGACAAAGACCGCGTGATCAGCGCCTTCCCGGTTCGGAAGGAAGACGAACTCTAA
- a CDS encoding tyrosine-protein phosphatase: protein MTHAESRPVPDGALNFRLSLPGLIRSGNLSRLSAQGRADLMTLHPSRIIDLRNRMERQIDAPPFVGQAEYLNLPLVPLGNQELDELSKKATSNADFYRLYLDHAGNQMVAVLGAILDAPPGPVVVHCHAGKDRTGLIVALCAELVGLTRDQIAADYAATGPELEGFYADQRNQKSTEAWARFAPFECTNPADILTALEHLDTHWAGVRPYLKTHGLSLNEQDGLAHRLSERD from the coding sequence ATGACTCACGCTGAATCCAGGCCGGTTCCAGATGGCGCTTTAAACTTCCGGCTCTCCTTACCGGGGCTGATTCGCAGCGGCAATTTGAGTCGTCTGAGCGCACAGGGGCGGGCCGATCTCATGACCCTGCACCCCAGCCGCATCATTGACCTGCGGAACCGAATGGAACGGCAGATAGACGCCCCGCCCTTTGTGGGACAGGCAGAGTACCTCAACTTGCCGCTTGTGCCGCTGGGCAACCAAGAATTGGACGAACTGAGCAAAAAAGCCACCAGCAACGCTGATTTTTACCGTCTTTATCTTGACCATGCAGGCAATCAAATGGTGGCTGTATTGGGTGCGATTTTAGATGCGCCGCCCGGCCCGGTCGTGGTTCATTGCCACGCAGGAAAAGACCGCACCGGCCTGATCGTGGCGCTGTGTGCCGAACTTGTGGGGCTGACGCGTGATCAAATCGCTGCCGATTACGCCGCGACAGGGCCGGAACTGGAAGGATTTTATGCGGATCAACGGAACCAGAAAAGTACGGAAGCTTGGGCAAGATTCGCTCCGTTTGAGTGTACTAATCCTGCCGATATTCTGACGGCCCTAGAACACTTGGACACGCACTGGGCCGGAGTCAGGCCGTATTTAAAGACTCATGGGCTAAGTTTGAACGAACAGGATGGGTTGGCGCATCGGCTGTCCGAGCGGGACTGA
- a CDS encoding MDR family MFS transporter: MTVPSPTPQQGLDARRLATTGLVLGVFLAALEASVVASAMPSVIADLGGERWYALPFAVFLLTSTVSSPLWGRASDVLGRRRLYLIGVVVFLLGSALCGMANSMGWLIAARALQGLGAGAVLPLTLTIIGETYALAERGRVQAFISGVWGVSGLAGPLLGGWLTDSLSWRWTFFVSLPFGMLALYIAWRHLKETGTPRPAKLDWLGAGLFTLGSGLTVWGLESRLWLMVGAGLLILVAAILLERRHPAPLLPMRALQERLPRIAFAGNFLGGAAYFGVIAYLPLYAQGVTGGGATAAGAILTPMLVGWTLTAILAARLLNRIPLARMTQTGFAVLVVMFAALIFAVHAPLWVTSALGFAVGMGMGFAMLSLLLAAQEGAQKGELGAVTSGVLFARQMGGALGVAVMALLIGPAAIAAGGFELAEGLRRAYELALGLVLLGLILSLMLRVRLSGGGQGVGAAGQEG, encoded by the coding sequence ATGACGGTTCCCTCCCCCACTCCGCAGCAGGGCCTAGATGCCCGCCGACTTGCCACCACTGGCCTGGTTCTGGGCGTATTTCTGGCGGCCCTCGAAGCCAGCGTGGTGGCCTCGGCCATGCCCAGCGTCATTGCCGATCTGGGCGGCGAGCGCTGGTACGCCCTGCCCTTTGCCGTGTTTCTGCTGACCAGCACGGTGTCCAGTCCTTTATGGGGCCGCGCCTCGGATGTGCTGGGGCGGCGGCGGCTGTACCTGATCGGGGTGGTCGTGTTCCTGCTGGGCAGCGCCCTGTGCGGCATGGCAAACAGCATGGGCTGGCTGATCGCGGCGCGGGCGTTGCAGGGCCTCGGCGCGGGGGCAGTGTTGCCCCTCACGCTCACGATTATTGGCGAAACCTACGCGCTGGCCGAACGCGGGCGCGTGCAAGCCTTTATCAGCGGCGTATGGGGCGTGTCGGGACTGGCGGGGCCGCTGCTGGGCGGCTGGCTCACCGATAGCCTGTCGTGGCGCTGGACTTTCTTCGTCAGCCTGCCGTTTGGAATGCTGGCGCTGTACATCGCCTGGCGGCACCTGAAGGAAACGGGCACGCCCCGGCCCGCCAAACTAGATTGGCTGGGCGCGGGCCTGTTTACGCTGGGCAGCGGCCTGACGGTGTGGGGACTGGAAAGCCGCCTGTGGCTGATGGTGGGCGCGGGGCTGCTGATTTTGGTGGCGGCCATCCTGCTGGAGCGCCGCCACCCTGCCCCGCTGCTACCGATGCGGGCGCTGCAAGAACGGCTGCCGCGCATCGCTTTTGCAGGCAACTTCTTGGGCGGGGCCGCCTACTTTGGCGTGATCGCCTACCTGCCGCTGTACGCGCAGGGCGTCACGGGGGGCGGGGCCACTGCTGCCGGGGCGATCCTGACGCCGATGCTGGTGGGCTGGACACTGACCGCAATTTTGGCCGCCCGACTGCTGAACCGCATTCCTCTGGCCCGCATGACCCAGACCGGATTTGCCGTGCTGGTGGTCATGTTTGCTGCCCTGATCTTCGCCGTTCACGCGCCGCTGTGGGTCACGTCGGCGCTGGGCTTCGCGGTGGGCATGGGCATGGGCTTTGCCATGCTGAGCCTGCTGCTGGCCGCACAGGAGGGCGCACAGAAGGGAGAACTGGGCGCAGTCACCAGCGGCGTGCTGTTTGCCCGGCAGATGGGCGGGGCGTTGGGCGTGGCGGTCATGGCCCTGCTGATCGGGCCAGCGGCGATTGCGGCGGGCGGCTTCGAGTTGGCCGAAGGGCTGCGCCGCGCCTACGAACTGGCGCTGGGACTGGTGCTGCTGGGCCTAATCCTGAGTCTGATGCTGCGGGTGCGGCTGTCGGGCGGCGGGCAGGGCGTAGGGGCGGCGGGGCAGGAGGGGTAA
- the fdhF gene encoding formate dehydrogenase subunit alpha, whose amino-acid sequence MQVQRGPLRAAGGPEVAVQIDGVAFMGRVGEPLIDVINRARIDLAQVCYHPQLGPIQTCDTCAVEVNGVVGRACGTPITAGLTIRTQTQAARLAQRDAYSRIIANHDLYCTVCDNSNGNCTVHNTLGLLGVDHPTRPFQPKGLAQDHSNAFYRYDPDQCILCGRCVEACQNVQVNETLSINWEAEQPRVQWDGGKPIGDSSCVSCGHCITVCPCNALMEKSMLGEAGLLTALPKPVFEAAIDLVKGVEHSSGLQLIMNVSDVEAQTRSASIQKTKTVCTYCGVGCSFDIWTKDRHILKVEPGPGPANGISTCVKGKFGWDYVNSEDRLTTPLIRENGRFREAGWDEALDLIAWRLGEIKGQHGPDALAFIASSKATNEEAYLVQKFARQVIGTNNVDNCSRYCQSPATQGLMRTVGYGGDSGTIHDIENARLVITVGSNTAESHPVLATRVKRAHKLGRTQLVVVDIREHELARRADTFLRPRPGTDFVWLCALSRLILENGWADDVFLRERVNGLEDFRASVDAFTLAYAEAETGLPAADIEALARQIVAAGQDKTKGGVCILWAMGVTQQCGGSETSTAISNLLLITGNYGRTGTGAYPLRGHNNVQGASDMGAMPDQVSGYQKVSDPMTVQTHEREWGVRLRPQRGLDNTQMIDAAIAGKLKALWLTGEEMSLTDANANHLEKGYEALDFMVVQDLYFTNTARYADVVLPAASALEKEGTFTSTERRVQRLYEAMPPLKGTRPDWQIYTAVAGRMGYSWGYTHPAQIMAEIARVTPIMAGVTYERLAGFDSLCWPVAEDGTDTPLLYADRFNFPDGKARLYPAHYQPRQHTPDAEFDLHLNSGRMLEHFHEGNMTFRVAGLAASVPDTFVEISPELAAERQITNGQWVRLISPNGAVKVQAHITGRVSGHEVYVPMNARHAEDAVNRLTGNNRDTVTNTPAYKDTAVRMEVLPEGSPNPLPRGNSRYGNPTPQTGVEVERKWSRPDYVFPGGLLPMLGDSLNARSDRLGGDD is encoded by the coding sequence ATGCAGGTTCAGCGAGGGCCACTGCGGGCGGCAGGCGGGCCGGAAGTGGCCGTGCAAATAGACGGCGTGGCCTTCATGGGCCGAGTCGGGGAGCCGCTGATCGACGTGATCAACCGCGCCCGGATCGACTTGGCACAGGTTTGCTATCACCCGCAATTGGGGCCGATCCAGACCTGTGATACCTGCGCCGTGGAAGTGAATGGCGTGGTGGGCCGGGCCTGCGGAACCCCCATCACGGCGGGCCTGACTATTCGCACCCAGACGCAGGCCGCCCGCCTTGCCCAGCGCGACGCCTACAGCCGGATCATCGCCAACCATGACCTGTACTGCACCGTCTGCGACAACAGCAACGGCAATTGCACGGTACACAACACGCTGGGACTGCTGGGTGTAGACCATCCCACACGGCCTTTTCAGCCCAAAGGATTGGCGCAGGATCATTCCAACGCCTTTTATCGCTACGACCCCGATCAGTGCATCCTGTGTGGGCGCTGCGTGGAGGCCTGCCAGAACGTGCAGGTCAATGAAACCCTGAGCATCAACTGGGAAGCCGAGCAACCCCGCGTGCAGTGGGACGGCGGCAAGCCGATTGGCGATTCCAGTTGTGTCAGTTGCGGCCACTGCATTACCGTGTGCCCCTGCAACGCACTCATGGAAAAGTCCATGCTGGGCGAGGCGGGCCTGCTGACGGCGCTGCCCAAACCCGTGTTCGAGGCCGCCATTGATCTGGTCAAGGGTGTGGAGCATTCCAGCGGCCTGCAACTGATCATGAACGTGTCGGATGTGGAGGCGCAGACGCGCTCGGCGTCCATTCAGAAGACCAAAACCGTGTGTACCTATTGCGGCGTGGGCTGCTCTTTCGACATCTGGACGAAAGACCGCCACATTCTGAAAGTGGAGCCGGGGCCGGGGCCAGCCAACGGCATTTCGACGTGTGTAAAGGGCAAATTCGGCTGGGACTACGTGAACAGCGAAGACCGCCTGACCACGCCGCTGATTCGTGAAAACGGGCGATTCCGCGAAGCAGGTTGGGACGAAGCCCTCGACTTGATCGCGTGGCGTCTGGGCGAAATTAAGGGGCAGCATGGGCCGGATGCTCTGGCGTTTATCGCTTCCAGCAAGGCCACCAACGAGGAAGCGTATCTGGTGCAGAAGTTTGCACGGCAGGTGATAGGTACCAACAACGTGGACAACTGCTCGCGCTATTGCCAGTCGCCCGCCACGCAGGGGCTGATGCGGACGGTGGGCTACGGCGGCGACAGCGGCACCATTCACGACATAGAAAACGCCCGATTGGTCATCACGGTGGGCAGCAACACCGCCGAGAGTCATCCGGTGCTGGCCACCCGCGTGAAGCGGGCGCACAAGCTGGGGCGCACGCAACTCGTAGTCGTGGACATCCGCGAACACGAACTGGCCCGCCGCGCCGACACGTTCCTGCGCCCGCGCCCCGGCACCGATTTCGTTTGGCTGTGCGCCCTCTCGCGCCTGATTCTGGAAAACGGCTGGGCCGACGACGTCTTCTTGCGTGAGCGCGTGAACGGCCTGGAAGACTTCCGCGCCAGTGTGGACGCCTTCACGCTGGCCTACGCCGAGGCTGAAACCGGACTTCCGGCGGCAGATATCGAAGCTCTAGCGCGGCAAATCGTGGCGGCGGGGCAGGATAAAACCAAGGGCGGCGTGTGCATTCTGTGGGCCATGGGCGTGACCCAGCAGTGCGGCGGCAGCGAAACGAGTACGGCCATCAGCAACCTGCTGCTCATTACGGGCAATTATGGGCGCACCGGCACTGGCGCGTATCCGCTGCGTGGGCACAATAACGTGCAGGGCGCGTCCGACATGGGGGCCATGCCCGATCAGGTCAGCGGCTACCAGAAGGTGAGTGACCCGATGACCGTGCAGACGCACGAGCGCGAATGGGGCGTGCGGCTGCGACCCCAGCGCGGGCTGGACAACACCCAGATGATCGACGCGGCCATAGCGGGCAAACTCAAGGCCCTCTGGCTGACCGGCGAAGAAATGAGCCTCACCGACGCCAACGCCAACCATCTGGAGAAGGGGTATGAGGCGCTGGACTTCATGGTGGTGCAGGATCTCTACTTCACGAATACCGCCCGCTACGCCGATGTGGTGCTGCCCGCCGCTTCCGCACTGGAAAAAGAAGGCACGTTTACCAGCACCGAACGCCGGGTGCAGCGGTTGTATGAGGCTATGCCACCCCTGAAGGGCACGCGCCCCGACTGGCAAATTTATACGGCGGTGGCAGGGCGTATGGGCTATAGCTGGGGCTACACGCACCCTGCCCAAATCATGGCCGAGATTGCCCGCGTGACGCCCATCATGGCGGGCGTGACCTACGAACGTCTGGCAGGCTTCGACTCGCTGTGCTGGCCTGTGGCCGAGGACGGCACCGATACGCCGCTGCTCTACGCAGACCGCTTCAATTTTCCGGACGGCAAGGCCCGCCTCTATCCCGCGCACTATCAGCCGCGCCAGCACACGCCCGATGCCGAATTTGACCTGCACCTGAACTCCGGGCGCATGCTGGAGCATTTCCACGAGGGCAACATGACCTTCCGGGTGGCTGGGCTGGCTGCCAGCGTGCCCGATACCTTTGTAGAAATCAGCCCCGAACTGGCCGCCGAACGCCAGATCACAAATGGGCAGTGGGTGCGCCTGATCAGTCCCAACGGCGCGGTGAAAGTGCAGGCCCACATCACCGGGCGGGTCAGCGGCCATGAGGTCTATGTGCCCATGAACGCCCGCCACGCCGAGGACGCTGTGAACCGTCTGACGGGCAACAACAGGGACACCGTGACCAATACGCCCGCCTACAAGGACACGGCGGTACGGATGGAAGTGCTGCCGGAGGGTAGCCCGAACCCGCTGCCGAGGGGCAACTCGCGCTACGGCAACCCCACGCCACAAACCGGGGTAGAAGTGGAGCGCAAGTGGTCGAGGCCCGACTATGTGTTTCCTGGTGGCTTGTTGCCTATGCTGGGAGACAGCCTGAATGCTAGGTCTGACCGATTGGGCGGGGATGACTGA
- a CDS encoding DUF1641 domain-containing protein codes for MAKALEFTPQPPTAQEQLDASVTDSAEALAESLRLLRELHEHGVLDVLVRLVRGGEGLSASALHLLAGESSTTLIKNVVELGKTASALNPDEVRVLGQAVSAGVSEGAKYVAEFSSRNRGIGLPELLGLLRDPDVQLALGAVFGVLKGAGRALREAGEN; via the coding sequence ATGGCCAAAGCCCTAGAATTCACCCCTCAGCCCCCCACCGCCCAAGAACAACTTGACGCTTCAGTCACCGACTCTGCCGAAGCCCTGGCCGAGAGCCTGCGCCTGCTGCGTGAACTGCACGAACATGGTGTGCTGGACGTGCTGGTGCGGCTGGTGCGCGGCGGCGAGGGCCTCAGCGCCTCGGCCCTGCACCTGCTGGCGGGCGAGAGCAGCACCACCCTGATTAAAAACGTGGTGGAACTGGGCAAAACCGCCTCTGCGCTGAACCCGGACGAGGTACGCGTGCTGGGGCAGGCCGTCAGCGCTGGCGTAAGTGAGGGGGCCAAATACGTGGCTGAATTCTCGTCCCGAAACCGGGGCATCGGCCTGCCCGAATTGCTGGGCCTGCTGCGTGACCCCGATGTGCAACTGGCGCTGGGGGCGGTGTTCGGTGTGCTGAAGGGAGCGGGCCGCGCCTTGCGGGAAGCCGGGGAGAACTAG
- a CDS encoding formate dehydrogenase accessory sulfurtransferase FdhD, whose product MSDPALTPWPARVYSGSGMGEKSETLAVEEPLELRLHTPSGPVTLGVLMRTPGADAELVRGWLLSEGLWPTGLELQADPENPNVMGLHTPEFERLAAWARPGVSSSACGVCGTGSIERLAVRAALPVWTGGSLILNCDDSRESSERSEQQKGRAGGDGRTSGVVTDVRESEQVRISAAFLAGLPGRLQALQPGFAASGGLHAAGLFGPDGVCLCAYEDIGRHNATDKVMGWALERELLPLSDSILVVSSRAGFEIVQKAVTGGVAVVVTVGAATSLAAETAATFGLTLCGWARADRLTVYSGAARVGP is encoded by the coding sequence ATGTCCGATCCTGCGCTGACGCCGTGGCCTGCAAGGGTCTATTCCGGCAGCGGGATGGGGGAAAAGTCCGAGACTTTGGCGGTAGAGGAACCGCTGGAACTGCGCCTGCACACGCCGTCTGGCCCGGTCACGCTGGGGGTGCTGATGAGAACCCCAGGAGCCGACGCCGAACTGGTGCGCGGCTGGCTTTTGTCGGAAGGGCTGTGGCCGACAGGGTTGGAATTGCAGGCTGACCCGGAGAATCCGAACGTGATGGGCCTGCATACACCCGAATTTGAGCGGTTGGCGGCGTGGGCGCGGCCAGGAGTCTCCTCCAGCGCGTGCGGCGTGTGTGGCACAGGCAGTATCGAACGGCTGGCGGTGCGGGCGGCCCTGCCAGTTTGGACGGGTGGTTCCCTCATCCTAAATTGCGATGATTCGCGAGAATCATCCGAGCGAAGCGAGCAGCAAAAAGGACGGGCTGGCGGCGATGGACGAACATCCGGTGTCGTTACGGATGTTCGGGAATCAGAGCAAGTCCGTATCAGCGCCGCGTTTTTGGCCGGATTACCGGGGCGCCTGCAGGCGCTTCAGCCGGGATTCGCGGCGTCGGGCGGGCTACACGCGGCGGGCCTGTTCGGGCCAGACGGCGTGTGTCTATGCGCTTACGAGGATATAGGCCGCCACAACGCCACCGACAAAGTGATGGGCTGGGCGCTGGAACGCGAGTTATTGCCCCTCTCGGACAGCATTCTGGTGGTCAGCAGCCGCGCCGGATTCGAGATTGTGCAGAAGGCGGTGACGGGCGGCGTGGCGGTGGTGGTCACGGTAGGTGCGGCCACCAGCCTTGCCGCCGAAACCGCTGCTACCTTCGGCCTCACTTTGTGCGGCTGGGCGCGAGCAGATCGCCTGACTGTATATTCGGGCGCAGCGCGGGTAGGGCCATGA
- a CDS encoding shikimate dehydrogenase has product MPAHADAPPLALIGVPAGAARAFRELGIVAVGVPDTDLKAVLDACHTLRFCGALVGPSHEEAVLSAVTPDADARRVGRVDAVSFTGGFGTGGSHGAYALTGALMDALEASGYAARGASAVLLGNTADDLARALPLSRLGFTDVGVVADSSPDAERAARDLPAGVRSFAMSRRDSSLSTLTERADLIVLTGGGLPAGLVQPYHTVIDLTGRAQITSTGANSLNLSSLPARRLVRQLAHATGHRFHLEELEPLVRVLG; this is encoded by the coding sequence ATGCCTGCCCATGCCGACGCCCCGCCCCTTGCCCTGATCGGTGTGCCTGCGGGGGCCGCCCGCGCCTTTCGTGAACTGGGAATTGTGGCGGTGGGTGTGCCCGACACCGACTTAAAAGCTGTGCTGGACGCCTGCCATACCCTCCGATTCTGCGGGGCATTGGTTGGCCCCTCGCATGAAGAAGCCGTGTTGAGTGCCGTGACCCCCGACGCCGATGCCCGCCGGGTGGGGCGCGTGGACGCCGTGTCGTTTACGGGCGGCTTCGGCACGGGCGGCAGCCACGGCGCGTATGCCCTGACCGGGGCGCTGATGGACGCGCTGGAAGCCAGCGGCTACGCGGCACGCGGCGCAAGTGCCGTCCTGCTGGGCAACACCGCCGACGATCTGGCCCGCGCCCTGCCCCTCTCGCGCCTCGGCTTTACCGATGTGGGCGTGGTGGCCGACAGTTCCCCCGACGCCGAACGCGCCGCCCGCGACCTGCCCGCCGGAGTCCGCAGTTTTGCCATGAGCCGCCGCGACTCCTCGCTGAGTACCCTGACCGAACGCGCCGACCTGATCGTGCTCACGGGTGGCGGTCTGCCCGCCGGACTGGTGCAGCCGTATCACACCGTCATTGACCTCACGGGCCGCGCCCAGATCACGTCTACTGGGGCCAATAGCCTGAACCTTTCGTCGTTGCCCGCCCGCCGTCTAGTACGGCAACTGGCCCACGCTACAGGCCACCGCTTTCATCTGGAAGAGTTGGAACCGTTGGTACGGGTGCTGGGGTGA